In Zingiber officinale cultivar Zhangliang chromosome 8B, Zo_v1.1, whole genome shotgun sequence, a single genomic region encodes these proteins:
- the LOC122014938 gene encoding ARF guanine-nucleotide exchange factor GNOM-like isoform X2 — translation MEQAFGIAQVENGNGSIKVDDIGVGDEIGTGSEQKHDMKIIVDPYGIPCMVEIFHFLCSLTNVQDQGGRNPATNQVAFDEDVPLFALSMINSAVELGGPSISKHPKLLTLIQDELFRNLIQFGLSMSPLILSTVCSIVLNLYRHLRSELKLQLEAFFSCVILRLTQSRYGASYQQQEVTMEALVDFCRQKNFMTEMYANFDCDITCCNMFEELANLLSKSAFPINCPLSSMHVLALDGLIAVVEGMADRIGNASPSLEQSSLELQEYSPFWAVRCENYSAPEYWVKFVRQRKYIKRRLMIGADHFNRDPKKGLEFLQGTHLLPEKLDPQSVACFFRYTAGLDKNLVGDFLGNHDEFCVQVLHEFAWTFDFQDMNLDTALRLFLETFRLPGESQKIQRVLEAFSERYYEQSPQILVDKDAALVLAYSLIMLNTDQHNVQVKKKMTEEDFIRNNRRINGGNDLPREFLTELYYSICRNEIRTVPEQGLGFTEMSPSRWIDLMQKSKKTSPYIVCNSLPYLDRDMFAIMSGPTIAAISVVFDFAEHEEVLSTCVDGFLAVAKISAYHHLEDVLDDLVVSLCKFTTLLNSSFVEETVTAFGDDIKARLATETVFSIANRYGDCIRTGWRNILDCILRLHKLGLLPARVASDAADDSELPLDSVPGKPVTSSLPISHIHSMSHPRRSSGLMGRFSQLLSLDTEEPRLQPSEQQLAAHQRTLQTIQKCRIDSIFIKSKFLHADSLMQIAKALIWAAGRPQKVSSTPDDEDTAVFCLELLIAITLNNRDRIGLLWQGVYEHIANIVQSTMIHCALVEKAVFGLLRICQRLLPYKENLADELLTSLQLVLKLDARVADTYCENITQEVTRLVKANATHIKSQMGWRTIASLLSITARHPEASAVGFEAILFIMSEGAHLSPGNYVFCIEAARQFAESRVGVTDISVRALDLMAESMNCLACWSNEIREAGADAEKVSEGIREMWLRLVQLLRKICLDQREEVRNHAVVSLQRCFVGADGMCIPPPTWAQAFDLVIFDILDDLLECAQNQSQKEYRNMEGTLVQAVKLLSKVFLQQLQDLFGLSSFCKLWLGVLSRLEKYKKVKVRSKKSDKLQELIPELLKNILIAMKSKGILAKRSTIGGDSMWDLTWLHVNNIVPSLQAEVFPGEEMEQLHFCDQSDG, via the coding sequence ATGGAGCAGGCTTTTGGGATTGCTCAAGTAGAAAATGGGAATGGGAGTATCAAGGTTGACGACATAGGCGTGGGAGATGAAATTGGTACGGGATCAGAACAAAAACATGACATGAAAATCATTGTAGACCCATATGGAATTCCTTGCATGGTGGAGATATTCCACTTCTTATGTTCTCTTACAAATGTCCAAGACCAAGGTGGTAGGAATCCTGCAACGAATCAGGTAGCTTTTGATGAAGATGTGCCACTATTTGCCCTTAGCATGATCAACTCAGCTGTTGAGTTGGGAGGACCTTCAATAAGTAAACACCCAAAACTATTAACCCTGATACAGGATGAATTGTTTAGAAACTTGATACAGTTTGGCTTGTCTATGAGCCCTCTAATACTGTCCACAGTATGTAGCATAGTTCTGAATCTTTATCGCCACTTGCGCTCAGAGCTCAAATTACAACTGGAGGCATTCTTTTCTTGTGTGATCTTGAGGCTCACACAAAGTAGATATGGGGCTAGCTATCAACAGCAGGAAGTAACCATGGAGGCTCTCGTGGACTTCTGCCGTCAGAAGAACTTTATGACAGAGATGTATGCCAACTTTGATTGCGACATTACTTGCTGCAATATGTTTGAAGAGCTAGCCAATCTTCTGTCAAAAAGTGCATTTCCTATCAACTGCCCTCTTTCTTCCATGCATGTTCTTGCTTTGGATGGTTTGATTGCAGTGGTCGAGGGAATGGCTGATAGGATTGGAAATGCATCTCCCTCTCTTGAACAGTCTTCGTTGGAGCTTCAGGAATATTCACCATTTTGGGCAGTGAGGTGTGAGAACTACTCTGCTCCAGAATATTGGGTTAAATTTGTCCGACAGAGAAAGTACATTAAAAGGAGATTAATGATTGGCGCAGATCACTTCAACAGAGACCCCAAGAAGGGCTTGGAGTTTCTGCAAGGAACTCATCTGCTGCCTGAGAAGCTTGATCCACAGagcgtggcttgtttcttcagaTACACTGCTGGCTTGGATAAGAACCTTGTCGGTGACTTCTTGGGAAATCATGATGAGTTTTGTGTGCAAGTACTTCATGAATTTGCATGGACTTTTGATTTTCAGGACATGAATCTTGATACTGCTCTACGACTTTTCCTAGAAACATTCCGGTTGCCTGGTGAATCTCAGAAAATTCAGAGAGTACTTGAGGCTTTCTCAGAGAGGTATTATGAGCAATCACCTCAGATCCTTGTTGACAAGGATGCAGCACTTGTGTtggcatactcacttataatgCTCAATACAGATCAACATAATGTCCAGGTAAAGAAGAAGATGACTGAAGAGGATTTCATCCGAAATAATCGCCGCATTAATGGTGGTAATGACCTCCCAAGGGAGTTCCTGACGGAGCTCTATTACTCTATATGCAGGAATGAAATAAGAACTGTCCCTGAACAGGGTTTGGGTTTTACGGAAATGTCACCTAGCCGATGGATTGATCTCATGCAGAAGTCAAAGAAGACATCTCCTTACATTGTTTGCAATTCCCTTCCATATCTTGATCGTGACATGTTTGCAATCATGTCAGGTCCTACAATTGCTGCCATCTCAGTGGTGTTTGATTTTGCAGAACATGAAGAAGTTCTCTCAACATGTGTAGATGGCTTCTTGGCTGTCGCTAAGATCTCAGCATATCATCACCTAGAGGATGTATTGGATGATTTAGTTGTATCCCTATGCAAATTCACAACTCTTTTGAACTCATCATTTGTTGAGGAAACAGTGACAGCCTTTGGGGATGACATAAAAGCTAGGCTGGCAACTGAGACAGTTTTTAGCATAGCAAATAGATATGGTGATTGCATACGCACTGGCTGGAGAAATATCCTTGATTGTATTTTGCGATTACACAAATTGGGTTTGCTTCCTGCTCGTGTTGCAAGTGATGCAGCTGATGATTCAGAATTGCCGCTAGATTCTGTCCCTGGAAAACCTGTCACAAGCTCTTTGCCCATTTCTCATATTCATAGTATGAGTCACCCTCGGAGATCTTCTGGGCTAATGGGGAGATTCAGCCAGTTATTATCTCTGGACACAGAAGAACCAAGGTTGCAACCATCTGAACAGCAACTTGCTGCCCATCAAAGAACTCTGCAGACAATACAGAAATGTCGCATTGATAGCATCTTCATAAAAAGCAAGTTTTTACATGCTGATTCGCTGATGCAAATTGCCAAGGCACTTATCTGGGCAGCTGGTCGGCCCCAGAAAGTTAGTAGTACCCCTGATGATGAGGACACAGCAGTTTTCTGCTTGGAGCTGCTTATTGCCATCACACTAAACAACCGGGATAGAATTGGGCTTCTTTGGCAGGGTGTCTATGAGCATATAGCTAACATTGTTCAATCGACCATGATTCATTGTGCCCTTGTGGAAAAGGCTGTTTTTGGCCTCCTAAGAATTTGTCAGCGGCTACTACCTTACAAAGAGAATCTTGCTGATGAGCTTTTAACGTCACTTCAATTGGTTTTGAAGCTTGATGCTCGTGTGGCTGATACTTATTGTGAGAATATCACACAAGAAGTCACTAGACTCGTTAAAGCAAATGCAACCCATATTAAATCACAAATGGGTTGGCGGACCATAGCATCCCTACTCTCTATCACTGCTCGACACCCAGAAGCTTCAGCAGTAGGCTTCGAGGCAATTCTTTTCATCATGTCTGAAGGGGCTCATCTATCGCCAGGCAACTATGTCTTTTGCATTGAAGCTGCAAGACAGTTTGCAGAATCTCGTGTTGGCGTAACAGATATATCAGTTCGTGCATTAGATCTAATGGCAGAATCAATGAATTGTCTTGCTTGCTGGTCTAATGAGATTAGGGAAGCAGGTGCAGATGCTGAGAAAGTTTCTGAGGGAATCAGAGAGATGTGGCTACGACTGGTGCAATTGCTGAGAAAGATTTGTTTGGATCAGAGGGAAGAAGTAAGGAATCATGCAGTGGTATCACTGCAGAGATGTTTTGTTGGTGCAGATGGGATGTGTATCCCACCCCCAACTTGGGCGCAGGCCTTCGatcttgttatatttgatattctCGATGACTTGCTGGAGTGTGCACAGAATCAATCACAGAAAGAGTACCGGAACATGGAGGGTACACTTGTGCAAGCAGTCAAATTGTTGTCGAAGGTCTTCTTGCAGCAACTGCAAGATCTTTTCGGCTTGAGTAGCTTCTGCAAGCTTTGGTTGGGGGTCCTCAGTCGTTTGGAAAAGTACAAGAAGGTAAAAGTGAGGAGCAAGAAGAGTGACAAACTTCAAGAATTGATTCCAGAGCTTCTCAAGAACATTCTTATTGCGATGAAATCCAAGGGAATCCTTGCAAAAAGAAGTACAATAGGTGGGGACAGCATGTGGGACTTGACATGGCTTCACGTAAACAATATCGTTCCATCTTTGCAGGCCGAAGTGTTTCCCGGCGAGGAGATGGAGCAGCTACATTTCTGTGATCAATCTGATGGCTAG
- the LOC122014938 gene encoding ARF guanine-nucleotide exchange factor GNOM-like isoform X1 has translation MGFVRLEINPIEEESYDVAGDGCKAPSFDDPSARADLACVICSEVSAVLAVMRRNVRWGGRYASAADDHIIDHSLILSLKLLRRQVFSWGDVRRPWSTIDPSVYFRPFVDVVRSDETGAPITSVALSSLYKILTLDFLDPASGTAVGAAMHLVVDAVTSCRFEVTDPASEEAVLMKILQVLLAIMRSRASTVLSNQHACTIVNTCFRVVHQATTKGELLQRLSRHTMLELVRCIFLHLADVHDGDASSSLNPKISAVDMEQAFGIAQVENGNGSIKVDDIGVGDEIGTGSEQKHDMKIIVDPYGIPCMVEIFHFLCSLTNVQDQGGRNPATNQVAFDEDVPLFALSMINSAVELGGPSISKHPKLLTLIQDELFRNLIQFGLSMSPLILSTVCSIVLNLYRHLRSELKLQLEAFFSCVILRLTQSRYGASYQQQEVTMEALVDFCRQKNFMTEMYANFDCDITCCNMFEELANLLSKSAFPINCPLSSMHVLALDGLIAVVEGMADRIGNASPSLEQSSLELQEYSPFWAVRCENYSAPEYWVKFVRQRKYIKRRLMIGADHFNRDPKKGLEFLQGTHLLPEKLDPQSVACFFRYTAGLDKNLVGDFLGNHDEFCVQVLHEFAWTFDFQDMNLDTALRLFLETFRLPGESQKIQRVLEAFSERYYEQSPQILVDKDAALVLAYSLIMLNTDQHNVQVKKKMTEEDFIRNNRRINGGNDLPREFLTELYYSICRNEIRTVPEQGLGFTEMSPSRWIDLMQKSKKTSPYIVCNSLPYLDRDMFAIMSGPTIAAISVVFDFAEHEEVLSTCVDGFLAVAKISAYHHLEDVLDDLVVSLCKFTTLLNSSFVEETVTAFGDDIKARLATETVFSIANRYGDCIRTGWRNILDCILRLHKLGLLPARVASDAADDSELPLDSVPGKPVTSSLPISHIHSMSHPRRSSGLMGRFSQLLSLDTEEPRLQPSEQQLAAHQRTLQTIQKCRIDSIFIKSKFLHADSLMQIAKALIWAAGRPQKVSSTPDDEDTAVFCLELLIAITLNNRDRIGLLWQGVYEHIANIVQSTMIHCALVEKAVFGLLRICQRLLPYKENLADELLTSLQLVLKLDARVADTYCENITQEVTRLVKANATHIKSQMGWRTIASLLSITARHPEASAVGFEAILFIMSEGAHLSPGNYVFCIEAARQFAESRVGVTDISVRALDLMAESMNCLACWSNEIREAGADAEKVSEGIREMWLRLVQLLRKICLDQREEVRNHAVVSLQRCFVGADGMCIPPPTWAQAFDLVIFDILDDLLECAQNQSQKEYRNMEGTLVQAVKLLSKVFLQQLQDLFGLSSFCKLWLGVLSRLEKYKKVKVRSKKSDKLQELIPELLKNILIAMKSKGILAKRSTIGGDSMWDLTWLHVNNIVPSLQAEVFPGEEMEQLHFCDQSDG, from the exons ATGGGGTTCGTGCGACTCGAGATAAACCCCATCGAGGAGGAATCATACGACGTCGCCGGGGATGGCTGTAAGGCGCCATCCTTCGATGATCCGTCAGCCAGAGCCGACCTTGCCTGCGTGATATGCTCGGAGGTCAGCGCAGTACTCGCTGTGATGCGCCGCAATGTGCGGTGGGGCGGCCGGTATGCTTCAGCCGCGGATGATCACATCATTGACCACTCCCTAATCCTGTCCCTCAAGTTACTCCGCCGGCAGGTCTTCTCATGGGGGGACGTCCGCCGCCCCTGGTCCACGATCGACCCTTCTGTTTATTTCAGGCCGTTCGTGGATGTGGTCCGCTCTGATGAGACCGGCGCTCCTATCACTAGTGTGGCTCTCTCCTCTTTGTACAAGATCCTTACTCTTGACTTCCTCGACCCGGCGTCTGGGACTGCCGTTGGAGCTGCGATGCATTTGGTTGTCGATGCCGTCACGAGCTGCCGGTTTGAGGTGACCGACCCTGCTTCTGAGGAGGCCGTTCTGATGAAGATACTCCAGGTGCTGCTTGCTATCATGCGGAGCCGTGCCTCGACTGTGCTGAGCAACCAGCATGCCTGCACAATTGTAAATACCTGTTTCCGCGTCGTCCACCAGGCAACAACCAAAGGAGAGTTGTTGCAGAGACTTTCAAGGCACACGATGCTTGAGCTTGTCCGCTGCATCTTCTTGCACTTGGCTGATGTCCACGATGGTGATGCATCTTCTTCTTTGAACCCCAAG ATAAGTGCAGTTGATATGGAGCAGGCTTTTGGGATTGCTCAAGTAGAAAATGGGAATGGGAGTATCAAGGTTGACGACATAGGCGTGGGAGATGAAATTGGTACGGGATCAGAACAAAAACATGACATGAAAATCATTGTAGACCCATATGGAATTCCTTGCATGGTGGAGATATTCCACTTCTTATGTTCTCTTACAAATGTCCAAGACCAAGGTGGTAGGAATCCTGCAACGAATCAGGTAGCTTTTGATGAAGATGTGCCACTATTTGCCCTTAGCATGATCAACTCAGCTGTTGAGTTGGGAGGACCTTCAATAAGTAAACACCCAAAACTATTAACCCTGATACAGGATGAATTGTTTAGAAACTTGATACAGTTTGGCTTGTCTATGAGCCCTCTAATACTGTCCACAGTATGTAGCATAGTTCTGAATCTTTATCGCCACTTGCGCTCAGAGCTCAAATTACAACTGGAGGCATTCTTTTCTTGTGTGATCTTGAGGCTCACACAAAGTAGATATGGGGCTAGCTATCAACAGCAGGAAGTAACCATGGAGGCTCTCGTGGACTTCTGCCGTCAGAAGAACTTTATGACAGAGATGTATGCCAACTTTGATTGCGACATTACTTGCTGCAATATGTTTGAAGAGCTAGCCAATCTTCTGTCAAAAAGTGCATTTCCTATCAACTGCCCTCTTTCTTCCATGCATGTTCTTGCTTTGGATGGTTTGATTGCAGTGGTCGAGGGAATGGCTGATAGGATTGGAAATGCATCTCCCTCTCTTGAACAGTCTTCGTTGGAGCTTCAGGAATATTCACCATTTTGGGCAGTGAGGTGTGAGAACTACTCTGCTCCAGAATATTGGGTTAAATTTGTCCGACAGAGAAAGTACATTAAAAGGAGATTAATGATTGGCGCAGATCACTTCAACAGAGACCCCAAGAAGGGCTTGGAGTTTCTGCAAGGAACTCATCTGCTGCCTGAGAAGCTTGATCCACAGagcgtggcttgtttcttcagaTACACTGCTGGCTTGGATAAGAACCTTGTCGGTGACTTCTTGGGAAATCATGATGAGTTTTGTGTGCAAGTACTTCATGAATTTGCATGGACTTTTGATTTTCAGGACATGAATCTTGATACTGCTCTACGACTTTTCCTAGAAACATTCCGGTTGCCTGGTGAATCTCAGAAAATTCAGAGAGTACTTGAGGCTTTCTCAGAGAGGTATTATGAGCAATCACCTCAGATCCTTGTTGACAAGGATGCAGCACTTGTGTtggcatactcacttataatgCTCAATACAGATCAACATAATGTCCAGGTAAAGAAGAAGATGACTGAAGAGGATTTCATCCGAAATAATCGCCGCATTAATGGTGGTAATGACCTCCCAAGGGAGTTCCTGACGGAGCTCTATTACTCTATATGCAGGAATGAAATAAGAACTGTCCCTGAACAGGGTTTGGGTTTTACGGAAATGTCACCTAGCCGATGGATTGATCTCATGCAGAAGTCAAAGAAGACATCTCCTTACATTGTTTGCAATTCCCTTCCATATCTTGATCGTGACATGTTTGCAATCATGTCAGGTCCTACAATTGCTGCCATCTCAGTGGTGTTTGATTTTGCAGAACATGAAGAAGTTCTCTCAACATGTGTAGATGGCTTCTTGGCTGTCGCTAAGATCTCAGCATATCATCACCTAGAGGATGTATTGGATGATTTAGTTGTATCCCTATGCAAATTCACAACTCTTTTGAACTCATCATTTGTTGAGGAAACAGTGACAGCCTTTGGGGATGACATAAAAGCTAGGCTGGCAACTGAGACAGTTTTTAGCATAGCAAATAGATATGGTGATTGCATACGCACTGGCTGGAGAAATATCCTTGATTGTATTTTGCGATTACACAAATTGGGTTTGCTTCCTGCTCGTGTTGCAAGTGATGCAGCTGATGATTCAGAATTGCCGCTAGATTCTGTCCCTGGAAAACCTGTCACAAGCTCTTTGCCCATTTCTCATATTCATAGTATGAGTCACCCTCGGAGATCTTCTGGGCTAATGGGGAGATTCAGCCAGTTATTATCTCTGGACACAGAAGAACCAAGGTTGCAACCATCTGAACAGCAACTTGCTGCCCATCAAAGAACTCTGCAGACAATACAGAAATGTCGCATTGATAGCATCTTCATAAAAAGCAAGTTTTTACATGCTGATTCGCTGATGCAAATTGCCAAGGCACTTATCTGGGCAGCTGGTCGGCCCCAGAAAGTTAGTAGTACCCCTGATGATGAGGACACAGCAGTTTTCTGCTTGGAGCTGCTTATTGCCATCACACTAAACAACCGGGATAGAATTGGGCTTCTTTGGCAGGGTGTCTATGAGCATATAGCTAACATTGTTCAATCGACCATGATTCATTGTGCCCTTGTGGAAAAGGCTGTTTTTGGCCTCCTAAGAATTTGTCAGCGGCTACTACCTTACAAAGAGAATCTTGCTGATGAGCTTTTAACGTCACTTCAATTGGTTTTGAAGCTTGATGCTCGTGTGGCTGATACTTATTGTGAGAATATCACACAAGAAGTCACTAGACTCGTTAAAGCAAATGCAACCCATATTAAATCACAAATGGGTTGGCGGACCATAGCATCCCTACTCTCTATCACTGCTCGACACCCAGAAGCTTCAGCAGTAGGCTTCGAGGCAATTCTTTTCATCATGTCTGAAGGGGCTCATCTATCGCCAGGCAACTATGTCTTTTGCATTGAAGCTGCAAGACAGTTTGCAGAATCTCGTGTTGGCGTAACAGATATATCAGTTCGTGCATTAGATCTAATGGCAGAATCAATGAATTGTCTTGCTTGCTGGTCTAATGAGATTAGGGAAGCAGGTGCAGATGCTGAGAAAGTTTCTGAGGGAATCAGAGAGATGTGGCTACGACTGGTGCAATTGCTGAGAAAGATTTGTTTGGATCAGAGGGAAGAAGTAAGGAATCATGCAGTGGTATCACTGCAGAGATGTTTTGTTGGTGCAGATGGGATGTGTATCCCACCCCCAACTTGGGCGCAGGCCTTCGatcttgttatatttgatattctCGATGACTTGCTGGAGTGTGCACAGAATCAATCACAGAAAGAGTACCGGAACATGGAGGGTACACTTGTGCAAGCAGTCAAATTGTTGTCGAAGGTCTTCTTGCAGCAACTGCAAGATCTTTTCGGCTTGAGTAGCTTCTGCAAGCTTTGGTTGGGGGTCCTCAGTCGTTTGGAAAAGTACAAGAAGGTAAAAGTGAGGAGCAAGAAGAGTGACAAACTTCAAGAATTGATTCCAGAGCTTCTCAAGAACATTCTTATTGCGATGAAATCCAAGGGAATCCTTGCAAAAAGAAGTACAATAGGTGGGGACAGCATGTGGGACTTGACATGGCTTCACGTAAACAATATCGTTCCATCTTTGCAGGCCGAAGTGTTTCCCGGCGAGGAGATGGAGCAGCTACATTTCTGTGATCAATCTGATGGCTAG
- the LOC122013522 gene encoding uncharacterized protein LOC122013522: MGYGHRRAFPYGHRSMKVSAHYGGLLLEMESHTSSYSITEGIASQELREWCEGYDIQQAFTSIAYPQGNGQAEVTNQKILKILRAWLNHMGGSWVNKLPSVLWALRTTSKEATRLIPFQLVYGSEAVVPMEVGVESDRVQLYDELNAERKLVELDLVDETCAKASIRLTAYRQRMKQNYNRRVIPRSF; this comes from the exons atggggtatggacatcgtCGGGCCTTTCCCTATGGCCACCGGTCAATGAAAGTTTCTGCTCATtacggtggactacttctcgaaaTGG AATCTCACACCAGCTCGTATTCGATAACGGAAGGCATTGCCAGTCAGGAGCTTAGAGAATGGTGTGAGGGTTATGACATCCAACAAGCCTTCACCTCAATAGCCTACCCTCAGGGCAACGGGCAAGCCGAGGTCACCAATCAGAAAATCCTCAAAATCTTACGCGCTTGGCTCAACCAcatgggaggcagctgggtcaACAAGCTCCCCAGCGTGTTGTGGGCTCTCCGCACGACTTCGAAGGAGGCGACCCGCTTAATCCCATTCCAGTTGGTGTACGGCAGCGAAGCAGTAGTCCCCATGGAGGTAGGAGTCGAGTCTGATCGGGTGCAACTCTACGACGAATTGAATGCCGAACGGAAGCTGGTGGAGCTCGACCTGGTGGACGAAACGTGCGCTAAAGCATCCATCCGGCTAACGGCATACCGGCagcgaatgaagcagaactacaaccggcgagtgatcccgaggtccttctaG
- the LOC122016105 gene encoding uncharacterized protein LOC122016105, whose translation MKLWIKILAPSIASAFLLLLLSIFLWYRRCRQFSSLETPQFPQSASRSRTQSLQAGIAKLHLSFRTSTHSTAGSESALATFSWDDHPRLVGEAVEHGWSRFMFSSGQPPCRRFAHPCDSGSGETKWEVPLGSLEFSQTVELRPRERSLHGEDVSTARMLLPLPGPPLGVSSFPKEAYFEITVLYLKKPPAPQQQWTFPRENKRTKAADVVEEADSAKLISENSFKSYAVLPCASDVIVTPIPETKAYAEEEECRNQINNTILISLGLTHGGTLPGGSFSGTYPGSIGFHSNGCVFLDGTMLVFESEKSGWAEVNRVIGCGFDSRKKKVFFTVDSELMHVIHCSSDIYKAPMFPIIASNTNATILINLGQSRFKYEPANVQRTSNPCFIGSSSLDRSGATIGEDDSRELFSMGRIDPQWFDAVKKSQSSTKNTVNQNDASYLVDVDADSDLFEISLRI comes from the exons ATGAAGTTATGGATCAAAATTCTAGCCCCCTCGATCGCCTctgccttcctcctcctcctcctctccatctTCCTTTGGTACCGCCGCTGCCGGCAGTTCTCCTCTCTGGAGACTCCCCAATTCCCTCAATCCGCAAGCAGATCGAGGACGCAGAGTTTGCAAGCCGGGATCGCCAAGTTGCACCTCTCCTTCCGCACCAGCACCCACAGCACAGCCGGAAGCGAGTCAGCGCTGGCGACGTTCAGTTGGGATGACCACCCGAGACTGGTGGGCGAGGCGGTGGAGCACGGATGGTCGCGATTCATGTTCTCAAGCGGCCAGCCACCGTGTCGGCGCTTTGCGCACCCATGCGACAGCGGCTCCGGGGAGACGAAATGGGAGGTGCCGCTTGGCTCTTTGGAATTTTCGCAAACGGTTGAGTTGCGTCCGAGAGAGAGGAGCCTCCATGGCGAAGATGTCTCGACGGCGAGGATGCTCCTTCCGTTACCCGGCCCTCCTCTCGGCGTCTCCTCCTTCCCTAAAGAAGCCTATTTTGAGATCACCGTCTTGTACCTGAAGAAACCGCCGGCACCGCAACAACAGTGGACTTTTCCTCGAGAAAATAAGCGAACCAAGGCCGCGGACGTCGTTGAGGAAGCTGATAGTGCGAAGCTTATCTCGGAGAATTCCTTCAAATCCTATGCCGTTCTTCCCTGTGCTTCCGATGTTATCGTTACTCCAATCCCAGAAACCAAAGCTTACGCCGAAGAAGAAGAATGTCGCAACCAAATCAACAACACAATTCTCATATCATTGGGCCTCACCCATGGTGGAACACTTCCAGGAGGATCATTCTCCGGCACATACCCAGGCTCCATTGGTTTCCACTCCAATGGCTGCGTCTTTCTCGACG GAACGATGCTCGTTTTCGAATCGGAGAAATCAGGGTGGGCAGAGGTGAACAGGGTAATCGGCTGCGGCTTCGAttcgaggaagaagaaggtgttcttCACGGTGGATTCGGAGCTTATGCACGTCATTCACTGTAGCTCAGACATCTACAAAGCTCCCATGTTCCCCATCATCGCTTCAAACACAAACGCAACGATTCTGATCAACTTGGGACAGAGCAGATTCAAGTATGAGCCGGCAAATGTGCAAAGGACGTCCAATCCTTGCTTCATCGGCTCGTCGTCGTTAGACCGAAGCGGAGCCACCATCGGCGAAGATGATAGCCGCGAGCTCTTCTCTATGGGCAGGATCGATCCGCAGTGGTTCGACGCAGTTAAGAAAAGCCAGAGCAGCACTAAGAACACTGTAAATCAGAACGATGCCAGCTACTTGGTGGATGTGGATGCTGATTCTGATCTTTTCGAGATCTCACTGCGCATTTGA